The Naumovozyma dairenensis CBS 421 chromosome 2, complete genome genome segment CAGATGCTCTTCATTTTACCTGGCAAAAAGCCACTCTTTTCAGATACCGTTTTGAATATCTTAGTCCCAAGATTAATTAATTTGTACGGTAAAGCTACTAATGAGAACAAATTCTTACGCGCTTTAATTAACGATTCACAATACATGAAAGAACACAACCTGCATGCGGACCCAGTAGCAACTTCCAGTCAAAGTCCTAGAAATaatcatttaaatgatattgaCGGTTCTGTGGAACTCTTTCAGAATTCTCTTAACTCTTCAGACATGCatacaaaatcaaatgCTACTTCAGATGGACATTCCTTTACAACAGATTCCCCTGTTGAAGCAGGCGATACATTGCTCTCTAATGGGGATGAAAGTCGAGTGGAACAATccaatgataatataaatcAAATTGTTTACAATAAGTCCATGAAAAGGGACCATGAAAAATCCTCGAGAAAGACATCCTGGGCAGCGATGATAGCTGAGGCAATCTTATCCAAAGAGGAAGGGACTATCACTTTATCGGATATTTATGTTTACATTACGGACAATTATCCATTGTACATTTTAAAGAGTGCTGGGTGGAAAAATGCAGTACGACACAACCTATCATTAAATGCTGCATTCGAGAAAGTTCCAAGAAGAGCAAACGAAACAGGTAAAGGTATGTATTGGAGAATAGCAGAAGCATATAAGACAAACTTTCTGAACCAATGGAAACGTGGTGAAGTAAATAAGGTAAGACGTGGTGGTGCTGTTGACAGAGTCCTCCACCTGTATATATCTAGACACAGCAAATTTCCGGAACAGAAACCAGTGGAAACGAAACCGGTACATGTTGAATTGCAAGAAATGTCAGTGGCTCTGCAAAATGATAAGATACCTGATCAAGGAGAGGAAATTTTACCCCTTGAACCTAGTGTTGATACAAAGGATGTCGCTGCTTCTAATAATTCCTGATCGATTTGTGCAGTCTTTTAGGAGAACGTATGTTTTATCAGCAAGTTAAATAGAGCAAAAAATACAGTAATATGTTTCACACCAAGTAGTCGAATCCATTGAGATTATTATCCTTCTGATAACGTACGTCAAAAGTTAATACCATTACCAtcaagatattattaacgttcatatatagatatatatactcATGAACTGTAATTTTATAAGACTCGTTATTTCGGAGAAAGTATTATTGGTAGAGAACAAATCATAAATACAAacttattattaagattttTACTTGCAACGATTCTATTCTTAAAAAGAAAGTTTCAGATAAATACGGAGATTTATCCTTTTAAGCTGCAGTGGCATATGGTACcgaatatatattcaataactGCTATTTGGCATGCTGCAAGTCCAAGGAAAGAGGGAACGGTTGTGATTTCAACTCCGAAGAGCATTCCAGGAACTGCATTATGTGACGCGTAAACGTTAGTCTTTGCGTGTTTTTATTTCGCGAATTCGCACCTACCGTTTTGATTTATGAGAACAATGAAGACTTCCGATATGATGTGGttaaaaagaagataatatttgttCAAATAAAGGCATTTTCCAACAGAATCAGTTCAgttgaatgaaaataacatggaaaatgaagaatGGGATTTGATAACTGCATGGATTTCCTCTACAGGATCCCATTTGTCACAATATATGTCATCGCATTTGAGGCCAActgaaaaatcaaatgaagTACGTCAATTATACTTCATAGATGCCACCAATTCTTTCCCTTTgcaacaatttcaaaatttgataCCTTACAACGGGGAAGATGAGAATAAGAGAATTTATGACAATATTAGGATCATAACATGTTTGGAATTAGGTGAATTAGCAATGGTTTTAAATAAGATAATCCAAAGcattcaattaaataaaattaaaagacaaaaaaatacGACTACTCAAAGCGAGAAACCAAAAGAAGgtaatttgaatatattaattgtCGTCAACGGATTAGAGACGATGTTTAGAAATACGCGATTTAAAGAGAATGTAGAAGTCACTCATTCAGTACTTCGAATGGctttattaaaattgagAATCCTATctaatgaaagaaatggaTATCATCTACGAAGTTTAGTACTGTTCCCCTTggaagaaatgaaaaatctaaGCACCAAACAATTGAAACGACTTAAGTCATCGTCTAATCGTGGTCAAAATGATGGTAGCAGCGTCGGTGATTATGTTTGCAAATACTATGTAGATCGCGTTATCATAATGTGAAGAATAAGATATGACTGTCACCATCCGTACATTAtagaaagaaatcaaaCGAGGTTGGCTGCATCCGTACCCCGCACATTATTGCTGTTTCACTTTGTCTAGACTAGAAAGTTGAAATGAAGTTTGGTTTTTATCGTCAGAAATCGGCAAGCAAGACTTTAGAATATGCGCGCGCGATGAGTTCAAGCGTTACCCAGTTGACGCCCAACAGTGCAATTTCCAAAAACTAGTGAGTGAACCGTAAGCAGGTTTCTCTGTGTACGTACGCGGGTAGATCAAATGGACTATATCGAAATTGGCGACTAAGATATAATATGAAGCTATTATTTTCAGATATTGGGCTTATCTTAAAGAACTGATAAACCTACAAGGAAGAAATACATCCAAAATGAGCAGTTTTGAACCAGTCTTTGTTGTCGATGGTAAGGGACATTTATTAGGTCGTTTAGCCTCCATTGTTGCTaaacaaattttaaatGGTCAAAAGGTTGTTGTCGTCAGAGCTGAAGCTTTGAACATTTCTGGtgaatttttcagaaaCAAATTAAAGTACCATGATTATTTGAGAAAGGCTACTCGTTTCAACAAGACTCGTGGTCCATTCCATTTCAGAGCTCCATCTAGAATCTTCTACAAGGCGGTTAGAGGTATGGTTTCTCATAAGACTGCTCGTGGTAAGGCTGCCTTAGAACGTTTAAAGGTCTTTGAAGGTATTCCACCACCATAtgacaagaagaagagagTTGTAGTCCCAAACGCTTTGAGAGTTTTGAGATTGAAACCAGGTAGAAAGTATACTACTTTAGGGAAGTTGTCCTCTTCTGTTGGTTGGAAATACGAAGATGTTGTCTCCAAGTTggaagaaaagagaaaagtTAGATCTGCTGAATACTACGCCAAGAAGAGAGCTttcaacaagaaaattGCATCTGCTGATGCCTCTGTTGCTGAAACTGAAGCTGCAAAACAATTAGTTACTTTCGGTTACTAAGTTTTagatatattgaaaagaaacaacatAGACTATTAATAGTTAacagaataataatattacgaaattacaataatataatgtaaataacataatataaaaaataaattaaaaacaTTAAAAACGTGTAGTCTACTGTAAGATGGCAAGATGATGGTAGTATTCGCGATTTTATCTGAACATGATCTAATAATAGGGACACTTCGCAATAGTCATTTGTAGAACTTAAACTTATTTTAACGAGGGtaaaattgatattattgataatgaatgaaGTTACAAATGGGGTCGAGAATAAAtaagtattattatatatatgtggGGATGATGTGTCCTTCTGCTTAAAAAGTATTAAAGAAACGCCTTGAGATTTTCATATATACAGAAAGTGATGCAAGTAGAGGGTACGGCCCTTATTAAATTCGCCAACAATCCCTTATAAAGACCTTTGAATCCATTATCTTTATAGATTTGTTTCGTTAAAGTTAAAAAGCGCTCATTGTGTACCTTCGTTGTTACCGTTGATGAGTTTCGGTTGTTGTTAGTATTATGCaatgatttaatgatttgaagGTTTGCTTTTAATAATTGGAAGGGATAAACAGCTGATACAGAAATCATTTTACTTATTGAtgtaatgaaaatgattttataattttcaGTTTTCTTTCGCaatcttgatttttcttgttcataATGATTATTCTTGTCGTTGTATATATTAAActtcaattttaaattgTCATAAACCATAAAATACAGTGCACCTTGAGAAACACCAAATAAAGATGGCACTAGACCTTTCCAAAGGGCTCTTGGACCTTCCTCTTTCATTATAGACTTGAAACCATTCATTATTGATGTATAGGAGTGTGAATTTGTTTTGCTTGTTGACATTATTCTTGTTTTGATGACCCATAATGGATTCGTTAATAAAGTAGTCATCACCCCGCTGAATAATCCAGATACTAAGAAAACTGAGGATTTATTGGGTTCTTTCTTGTCACTAGACGGGTTTATTTTGTGCCAGTTgtcaaatatatatgatttAGAATGATTATATAATCCAAAATATAATCCCCATGCCACGGTATTACCAATCAAATTAATTGGTAACCCTCTATATGACTcctttatcaaattttccCAAAATTTATTTCGATTATGGTGAATTTTTGCCGTGTGGATCAAATCcttgataatgaataaataacCTTTGTTATGGATGGTTTTATTACTAGCTAATAGTTGGACCCTTACTTTGAGAAGGTCTAATGGATGAACAATCAAAGTTGTTAATGAACCAGCAGTTAAACCGCACAAAATTTCTCTTTGTAACGAAGTAAGATAAGTAGTATCATGACGACTCATGGATAATTAGATCAGTAGGTTGTCTGATGTTGAATAGAAGCTACTATTAAAGGGTTTATAGCTCTACCATTGCTGCTCTATATATTTGGTCTCGTTATTCAGTTGTTCTGGTTAATTTAATACCTAATTTCTTACATAATCCAACGTTACGTAAAAAGTTTATGTCCgtaaaaatttcaatgtGAAAAAGGCATTCTGATGTTTGATTCAAGCTAGTTAAACTTCTACAATGTCAATTACTGGGTTTTATGTGAGAACGTGGTGTACGAAGTGTAGTCCACATACAAACAAGGTTGGAAAGAAGAGGATTATATCAGTAGAAAATTTCTGTTAAAGTTTAGTTTCCTAGGAAGAAGTACTTAAACTAATCCTTCAAGACGATAACGcagtaaatatattcatcatttctCCTTTTCTTTCCGATTTTTACAACAGACAGTATAGTTAAACATTTTACTGTCTTCGCTCTCAATATCAAAAGATATgattaaaattgaatagccttattcaataattcaaagaaaagaacAGTCTCATAAAATTTCGCCACTTTTACACTGTGAAGTCTACACTTGATTCTTCTCTTTAATCCTATAAACACCGATATGGAAAAAAgtgtttatatttatcaatgCAGGCTTTGAACAGGACAAATTTAGAATGGAATAATACGAGATGAAACGGATTAAGCCATTAATATAGTTCGAACAAGTTGTTCAAAGTCGCAATGAATTTATATAGTCGTCGGTTTCAGCGACATCATCTTCGAGAGAGAGAAAGAGAGAAAACTCTGTTCACAGAAGACCtaattagaaaaatttaagaaaagaatatcgTTAAATACGGCTAATTTTATACTGGAACTATAGAGAATTAAATACTCCAATCACGTGACATTGTCTTCCGGAGTTGTTTAAATGTTTGGGTCTTTTGTTCTAACAGGTAAAAGTGTCTGTTGCCCGGGTCTGTCTGAGTTGGGCTATGCGCCCACCCCTCCCCCCTTTGGGTGGTTTTGTACGGATATTTCCTGCGAAGAGGACATTTTCAATCCCACCTTACGGACGGATAATGTCGGACGGATAATGTCGGACGGATCACAAATGCTCGTAGGTACCGAACAGAGAACGATCTAAGACAAAGATAAGACAAAGACGAGACAAAAGACGAGACAAAAGACgagacaaaaaaaatagcCAAGTTATGCAACCTCCTGGCCGCTCCGGCATTCCGCTTCTCAAAATCTCTCTCTCTTTGTCTCTTTGAATTGCTTTaccaaattgaaaatacaaTTAATAGGAAGTTAAAGGTTTATCACATTTTTATATACGTAAACTATACCTATATGTATATACGTCTATTGGTCTAGCTgcaacaataataaaaacacCCCACGATCTGGCTCTCTTGTATGCAGACACACTCGATTAACCAGagcaaaataaaatatataacaatTTGCCATACTTTTGACTTCTTCTTACCCTATAACACAGATTATTAAACGCCTCTAAAACTGTCAGATACGTGGAGGAACTATGACTGCTACTACTGCTgttactactactactactactactacttcTGCTACTGCTACAGCACCTATccaagataataatagtaataatacttCTAGtacaagaaataataataccaatactGGCAGCCATCATCCTAATGAGAATAATCGAAACGACATATTTGAGAGCAGAAGTTATGATACCGGATCTGCTATCAATGAGGATGATACGTGTGAACCACAgatctttgaaagaaacGTAGAAGATCCCTACATTTTAACTAAGACTGCTTCCAATTCTAATTTAGGTTTGAACTTATCAAGAAATGCAAGTCATACAAGCTTGTtacaaagaagaattagtACTTCAAGTTCTGCCTCAAATAGACCGCGCTACTTCTCTACTTCGAACTTAAATACTTTGACTCCTCAGTTAactaattcatcttctgcatctttatcattatcgAGATCTGGGTCGAGATCTTATAACAATCCTGACAACGCTCCCGGATCCCCAGATTATGTCCTACCAAATCACAATTCTCTGGaccatcatcataatttggaaaatttcgTGCCTCCGGCACTAGATGCAGGTTGTTCCATAGTTACTGATAAAGATACAAATCTAGATGATATTGACATGATATATTCTAAAAGACCTTCCACTATAGGTTTGGATCTGGCTTTAGGTAGAACTAGCAGTTTCTCTACTTTGAtagataacaataattataCCAATTACGACGAAGATTAT includes the following:
- the CSM2 gene encoding Csm2p (similar to Saccharomyces cerevisiae CSM2 (YIL132C); ancestral locus Anc_2.229), which produces MENEEWDLITAWISSTGSHLSQYMSSHLRPTEKSNEVRQLYFIDATNSFPLQQFQNLIPYNGEDENKRIYDNIRIITCLELGELAMVLNKIIQSIQLNKIKRQKNTTTQSEKPKEGNLNILIVVNGLETMFRNTRFKENVEVTHSVLRMALLKLRILSNERNGYHLRSLVLFPLEEMKNLSTKQLKRLKSSSNRGQNDGSSVGDYVCKYYVDRVIIM
- the FLX1 gene encoding flavin adenine dinucleotide transporter FLX1 (similar to Saccharomyces cerevisiae FLX1 (YIL134W); ancestral locus Anc_2.227) — translated: MSRHDTTYLTSLQREILCGLTAGSLTTLIVHPLDLLKVRVQLLASNKTIHNKGYLFIIKDLIHTAKIHHNRNKFWENLIKESYRGLPINLIGNTVAWGLYFGLYNHSKSYIFDNWHKINPSSDKKEPNKSSVFLVSGLFSGVMTTLLTNPLWVIKTRIMSTSKTNSHSYTSIMNGFKSIMKEEGPRALWKGLVPSLFGVSQGALYFMVYDNLKLKFNIYNDKNNHYEQEKSRLRKKTENYKIIFITSISKMISVSAVYPFQLLKANLQIIKSLHNTNNNRNSSTVTTKVHNERFLTLTKQIYKDNGFKGLYKGLLANLIRAVPSTCITFCIYENLKAFL
- the FKH1 gene encoding forkhead family transcription factor FKH1 (similar to Saccharomyces cerevisiae FKH1 (YIL131C) and FKH2 (YNL068C); ancestral locus Anc_2.230), producing MSEPESAYRKQKIKETKQQKNFIQSITSVLTTTPEPAVVTAQYANDLVIEPEIEAYAKLAGHGWTFFARDLKITLGRNTDSIQSDSSIHNIGGIDIDLGPTKVVSRKHATIRYNMESMAWQLFVMGRNGAKVDCVRVPVGPDAPPTTLHSGSLLDVGGIQMLFILPGKKPLFSDTVLNILVPRLINLYGKATNENKFLRALINDSQYMKEHNLHADPVATSSQSPRNNHLNDIDGSVELFQNSLNSSDMHTKSNATSDGHSFTTDSPVEAGDTLLSNGDESRVEQSNDNINQIVYNKSMKRDHEKSSRKTSWAAMIAEAILSKEEGTITLSDIYVYITDNYPLYILKSAGWKNAVRHNLSLNAAFEKVPRRANETGKGMYWRIAEAYKTNFLNQWKRGEVNKVRRGGAVDRVLHLYISRHSKFPEQKPVETKPVHVELQEMSVALQNDKIPDQGEEILPLEPSVDTKDVAASNNS
- the RPL16A gene encoding 60S ribosomal protein uL13 (similar to Saccharomyces cerevisiae RPL16A (YIL133C) and RPL16B (YNL069C); ancestral locus Anc_2.228), which codes for MSSFEPVFVVDGKGHLLGRLASIVAKQILNGQKVVVVRAEALNISGEFFRNKLKYHDYLRKATRFNKTRGPFHFRAPSRIFYKAVRGMVSHKTARGKAALERLKVFEGIPPPYDKKKRVVVPNALRVLRLKPGRKYTTLGKLSSSVGWKYEDVVSKLEEKRKVRSAEYYAKKRAFNKKIASADASVAETEAAKQLVTFGY